One genomic window of Oncorhynchus keta strain PuntledgeMale-10-30-2019 unplaced genomic scaffold, Oket_V2 Un_scaffold_19483_pilon_pilon, whole genome shotgun sequence includes the following:
- the LOC127927934 gene encoding protein Flattop-like, protein MQPVNDKQSRWPPGMSSGYSANQYENAFNSQKLQNWTVPKHFKERPSAAEGHTIFIASDRGHLLPGVKAKRGSAWPDFKGTWELPARLPPASINPTARSEEGRQRLTHTYKHSHTHSGLDIHTHMADKTTTTPAADSQMEEVQTCNAPTSETSHRRKTSHWAIRSWGETFDSSLREREQCPL, encoded by the exons atgcaacctgTCAACGACAAACAGAGTCGCTGGCCGCCAGGCATGTCGTCAGGTTACTCGGCTAATCAG TATGAAAATGCTTTCAACTCGCAGAAACTGCAAAATTGGACCGTGCCGAAGCATTTCAAGGAG aggcccTCAGCAGCAGAGGGTCACACCATCTTCATCGCCAGTGACCGAGGACATCTCCTACCGGGAGTGAAGGCTAAG cgTGGCAGTGCGTGGCCAGATTTTAAGGGGACATGGGAGCTGCCTGCTCGTCTCCCTCCTGCCTCCATCAACCCCACGGCTCGCTCTGAGGAGGGCAGACagcgtctcacacacacatacaaacactcacacacacactccggacTTGACATCCACACACACATGGCTGACAAAACCACCACCACACCAGCCGCAGACAGTCAGATGGAAGAGGTTCAG ACCTGCAATGCCCCAACCTCAGAGACCAGTCACAGGAGAAAGACCAGTCACTGGGCAATCAGGTCGTGGGGCGAGACCTTTGACTCaagcctcagagagagagagcagtgtccCCTG